Part of the Fusarium verticillioides 7600 chromosome 10, whole genome shotgun sequence genome is shown below.
GGCGGGTAAGAGACGTAACGATAATCTACCAGAATCAGCCACTGCACCTGAATTATAAGATGGAGCTTACCGCTGTGCCTCCAGCCTCTTTAACCTCACCGACCATAACAGCAAGGTTATCCGAGTACTGCTCCAGCGTAAGAGTCTTCTGATCATTATGCCCAAATTGAATCGTGACAATAGCCTCGTGATTTTTCTTGTGGCTCTTCACGTTCTCGAGAGCAGTATCCCATAAGCCCTGGGATCGGAAAGATACAGTCGTTGCGCcgttcttggcgatgttgataCCGCCTGCGggcttcttggtgttgttcagAAGGGCGTCGCCCCAGCCACCACCAGTGGCGACGGTAGAGTCACctgtcaagatgaagaagggtgatttcttggcctcaacgcCTCCGAAGAGGGTCAGGAAGCTAGCAGCGAGGGGTAGGAACTTCATAGTCAGATAGGAATGATCACAGAACTCGGCTGACCAAATGAACAGCTCTGTCTCCTCAGTGAACTATATACCTTGATATCCGGCAAGTTTATCCAATCATCCAATTTCTTGCAGGCATTATAACAGATGAAATAATTCCGCCAATAATCGTGTCTCTACCAAAGTTTGGGGGCACGACAAGGCACCCCGGATTTCCAAAGCCTAATGCGCCTAACTCCATGTCGAGCCGTTGGGGTTAGTGCGGATCTCCACGCTCCGGTTTGCTGGGGTAGCCGATTGGCCCAGTTTACGTATCGGCAGTGCTGCTCGGGTCTTAATACCCCGAGTTCCCTTAACCATGCATGCAAATCATGTTCCCGGTCCAATCTCACCAGGATGAGGTTTTGGACACAATTTCTTGGGTCATTCGTTCTTTTATTCTTGACTTCTTGACTGGGAACTATCATCCACTACCAGCCCTAatctcctttttcttttcccttttcACACTTCCTTAAACAttcagctcagcagccttggccttctggatAGACTCCTGGTAAGgcgcaagcttcttctccaacttaCCACCCGGCCCACAGAACTTATCGACCAACTGCGCACTGCGACCAATGTACAGCTccggcttcatcatgccatcGAGATCAGCCCAGATgggcttgaagaactcggtCTTCTTGATTCGCTCGACGAGATCGTTGGATTTTCCGAGGCTCTGGACCTGGTGGGATGCTTCGAAGGAGAGAACGCGGATTTGCTCGTGGGCCCTGGGATGGTCAGTCGATTGTGATTGGGTTGGTGGTTGAGATGGGCTTACTCTTGTCGGGAAACACCCATTGCGACGAGGcgcatgatgatgttctcggtGATCATGAAGGGGAGCTCGGCCATGATGTTGGAGTGGATCTTGAGGGGGAAGACGACGAGACCCTCTGTGACGTTCTGGAGGGTGATGGCGACGGcgtcggcgaggaggaacaTCTCGGGGATGTCAATTCGTCGCTAGATCTGTCAGAATGTGAAATGAACAATAGACGCTAGAATTACTCACGCAGGCGGAATCATCAAGGGATCGCTCCATCCACTGAGCGGAGTGGGTGCTCTGGTAGGTAGCGGCCTTGGACTGAAGGACTCGGGCGAGACTGGCAATACGCTCAGATCGCATAGGGTTCTGCTTGTAGGCCTAACAGATCATCAGTACGTCGACTTCAATTTCTGCTAAGTATGACTGACCATGGCGCTGCTTCCGATTTGACCCTTCTCTCGGGGCTCGCCGACTTCCTTCATGAAGGCGAGATGTCGCAGATCGGAGGCGATCTTGGTGACGGTGGTGCCGAGGCCAGTgacggcgttggcgatgagaCAATCGACCTTTCGGGTGCTGGATGATGATTAGTATCACAAAGGGAGCACGTTGCATTGTCAGACTTACTATGTCTGTGTTGAGATCTGAAAACTGTTAGAAAAGCAACAGAAAAATAATAGCATGCACTTACGTCGTAGCACTCCTCAAAACCAGCCTTTTGGCAAAGCAGCTCATTGAGCTTATCACACTTGTCATGATCCCCACCGAAACTAAACCCATCAGAACTCATCCCAACACCAATGCATGACAAACTCACATCTCGAGGAAACTGGCCTGAGTACCGGTAGTTCCCTGCGCACCACGGAACTTGAGCTCAGCGCGCACGCGCTCAAACTCATTGAGATCCATCAAAAGATCCTGCGCCCAACCCGCAGCTGCATCCGTCAATACACGATTCATCCCTCAAGGGAAAAAGTGCTTACCTCGCTTGCCGACGGTGCTGATCTGAGCAGGCTGGAGATGTGTGAAGGACAGAGTTGGCTCGTTCTTCCACTCGAGGGCGAATTGCTGCAGGTTGTAGAGAaccttggcgagcttggggatgagaagatcgagagcATCGcgcatgaggatgagctccGTGTTGTCGGTGACGTAGCAGCTCGTCGCGCCGTAGTGGATGATACCAGCCGCAGCGGGGGCAGCTTGACCGAAAGCATGAACGTGCTATACACTCATCAGCTCAATTAAAACCGTCAATATGCCGTGGTTCTTACAGCCATGACATCCTGGTACGCTAGTCAGCTCGCTTATCCCCAGCACTTGATCAGTGCACTCACATGACGACggatcttctcctcatgaCGCGcaacctcaaagtcatcgtcgGTGACAGTGAGATTCGCCCTCATCTGCTCGAGCGCCTcgtcggtgatggtgttgatgccgagCTCCTTCTCGCTCTCGGCGAGGTAGAGCCATAGCTTGCGCCAGGTGGAGTGGCGGGAGCGCTGGCTGAAGAGGTGGGACAGCTCCTGGCTGCAGTAGCGGCCCGTGAGGGTTGTCTGGTAGGTATCGAAGGCGGCCATTTTGGATATCGACTGATGGTTTGATATTGTGACTAAGGCTGAGGGCGGGGAGGTCTTTTTGACGTGGGCGTGGAGAAAGAAAATTTTAGCCTTTGGCCCGGATAATTCTCTAGCCGTTTGTTGTTGTGCACTGCCAGACGCTGTCAGTGCCAGTGGTTGGAAACTGTGTTTTGTGATTGGTCAGACTTGTGCTTCAGTGGGGCAATTCCGTTAAACCGCTCATCAGCACATCAGTCCATCAGTGCATGGCAGtgcacaacaacaacaacaacaacaacaacaacaacagctgaATAAATCAGAATCAGTCCATTCTCACCTGACCTGGTaacattgatgatgctccTATCCTCTGCTTTCTTCAATCAAGCAGCAAATACTAGGATCGCTTGCAGATCAGTACGCTGGAGACTGACTGGGTTTGACTTTGGCAGATGCCCCACTACAAACCTTGTCATTCAATGGCAGATCTCAACGAATCATACCACAAGATTCATCTTGTGACTTCTCCATGTTACTCATTCAATTTCAAGTCGCAATGCTCAATTACCTATGCTGGGGCCATATTTTTGCATTCCCGTGGTCGTTGCCAACTCTTTACCCAATGACGCTAGCGCAGCCTCATGATTCATAGCATGGATCTCATCTGGAGAGCATCATGTTGGCAGCAGCTCTCGAATGAAAACATGAGCAGCGTGGACCAGGATCAAAGGGCTCAGAGGAGCATACAGGGTCAGTAATGGAAGCACCACAAGACAGAGGAATACTCAGATAAAGTGTTTGCATCAGATTGGAATCGAAACTCGGCACTCTCCATATCTGTtaagacctgactttatataagggtcttattatataactaaagAATATATTATAATCCTGATAACTAATTAGAGCATATTATATACTAAAATAATAAGGAAATTCAGGGCTTTTAATTAGTATACTTACTTAGGTAAAATATAAAGAATTAAGTAAGTTCtatatattaaagtttttctataaactttaataatttct
Proteins encoded:
- a CDS encoding adenylosuccinate lyase; the encoded protein is MAAFDTYQTTLTGRYCSQELSHLFSQRSRHSTWRKLWLYLAESEKELGINTITDEALEQMRANLTVTDDDFEVARHEEKIRRHDVMAHVHAFGQAAPAAAGIIHYGATSCYVTDNTELILMRDALDLLIPKLAKVLYNLQQFALEWKNEPTLSFTHLQPAQISTVGKRAAGWAQDLLMDLNEFERVRAELKFRGAQGTTGTQASFLEIFGGDHDKCDKLNELLCQKAGFEECYDISTQTYTRKVDCLIANAVTGLGTTVTKIASDLRHLAFMKEVGEPREKGQIGSSAMAYKQNPMRSERIASLARVLQSKAATYQSTHSAQWMERSLDDSACRRIDIPEMFLLADAVAITLQNVTEGLVVFPLKIHSNIMAELPFMITENIIMRLVAMGVSRQEAHEQIRVLSFEASHQVQSLGKSNDLVERIKKTEFFKPIWADLDGMMKPELYIGRSAQLVDKFCGPGGKLEKKLAPYQESIQKAKAAELNV